In Halorubellus sp. JP-L1, one DNA window encodes the following:
- a CDS encoding anthranilate phosphoribosyltransferase, which translates to MATGEQRFGEWPLKRLMTEVVGSGHKSAEDMTRDQAREAFQRILADQPDPTTLGAFWLANRWKRNNPEELGAYVDVMREETVETAEPDCDPVDCGANYDGKGRSMIFGVAAGVVAAAAGTPVVAHSGDRVPTQKQDAYKHVLDELDVRTELEPEESAEMVDSTGFGFYYQPAFAPGIDDLFERRDNMGVRTFVNTVETLANPANADVHLGSFYHLAFAKKVCETFQASEQSDVSKVVMFQGMEGYDDVRPGYTKVAEWRREGDDLSDYEIETAEYGMDVEEEDLQVEDVAEESAAITEAVLAGERDDAFADAVALNAALRMYARDDVDSIQNGIDEARAAVDDGSAQAVLEDLRDF; encoded by the coding sequence ATGGCAACAGGCGAGCAGCGGTTCGGCGAGTGGCCGTTGAAGCGACTGATGACGGAAGTCGTCGGGTCCGGACACAAGTCCGCGGAGGACATGACCCGCGACCAGGCGCGAGAGGCGTTCCAGCGCATCCTCGCGGACCAACCCGACCCGACGACGCTCGGCGCGTTCTGGCTCGCGAACCGCTGGAAGCGCAACAATCCCGAAGAACTCGGCGCGTACGTCGACGTGATGCGCGAGGAGACCGTCGAGACCGCCGAACCCGACTGCGACCCCGTGGACTGCGGTGCGAACTACGACGGCAAGGGCCGGTCGATGATCTTCGGCGTCGCCGCCGGCGTCGTCGCCGCCGCCGCGGGCACGCCCGTCGTCGCCCACAGTGGCGATAGGGTGCCGACGCAGAAGCAGGACGCGTACAAGCACGTCCTCGACGAACTCGACGTCCGCACCGAACTCGAGCCCGAGGAGTCCGCGGAGATGGTCGACTCGACCGGGTTCGGGTTCTACTACCAGCCAGCGTTCGCACCCGGCATCGACGACCTCTTCGAGCGCCGCGACAACATGGGCGTCCGGACGTTCGTGAACACCGTCGAGACGCTCGCGAACCCCGCGAACGCGGACGTCCACCTCGGGTCGTTCTACCACCTCGCGTTCGCGAAGAAGGTCTGCGAGACGTTCCAGGCGAGCGAGCAGAGCGACGTCTCGAAGGTCGTGATGTTCCAGGGGATGGAGGGCTACGACGACGTCCGCCCCGGCTACACGAAGGTCGCCGAGTGGCGTCGCGAGGGCGACGACCTCTCGGACTACGAGATCGAGACCGCCGAGTACGGGATGGACGTCGAGGAGGAGGACCTCCAGGTCGAGGACGTCGCCGAGGAATCCGCCGCGATCACCGAGGCGGTGCTCGCCGGCGAGCGCGACGACGCGTTCGCGGACGCCGTCGCGCTCAACGCCGCACTCCGGATGTACGCTCGCGACGACGTCGACAGCATCCAGAATGGTATCGACGAGGCACGCGCGGCGGTCGACGACGGCAGCGCGCAGGCGGTCCTCGAGGACCTGCGGGACTTCTGA
- a CDS encoding methyltransferase domain-containing protein encodes MKFADRERVYGLDEYYWGTEPNGMAEKTTEIASQANSGITAIDVGAGEGRDAVFFAEQGWNVYALEVSPNGLAKAERLANEREVPLQTIEADANDATFPEAVDVVYSAGAIQYIRPENRDRQFDHFKQKTTADGIHAMFAFVDHPDVPTAPDWTEREYFYARGELMEYYRDWEVIESEEIIFDDNSGGEPHRHAAEILFARKPN; translated from the coding sequence ATGAAGTTCGCCGACCGAGAACGAGTATACGGGCTAGATGAGTATTACTGGGGTACAGAGCCAAACGGGATGGCCGAGAAGACGACGGAGATTGCTTCACAGGCTAATTCTGGCATCACGGCGATTGACGTTGGAGCCGGTGAGGGACGGGACGCGGTGTTTTTTGCTGAACAAGGATGGAACGTGTATGCGTTGGAGGTTTCTCCCAACGGCCTGGCGAAGGCCGAGCGTCTTGCCAACGAGCGAGAGGTCCCCCTCCAGACGATCGAAGCTGATGCAAACGACGCCACCTTCCCCGAGGCGGTTGATGTAGTTTATTCGGCCGGTGCGATTCAATATATTCGACCTGAGAACCGGGATCGACAGTTCGATCACTTTAAACAGAAAACGACTGCCGACGGGATTCACGCAATGTTCGCTTTCGTGGACCATCCCGACGTTCCGACGGCACCGGACTGGACGGAACGCGAGTATTTCTACGCCCGAGGCGAGTTGATGGAATACTATCGTGACTGGGAGGTCATCGAATCTGAGGAGATAATCTTCGACGACAACTCGGGGGGTGAACCCCACCGACACGCAGCAGAGATACTGTTCGCCCGGAAACCGAACTAA
- a CDS encoding cyclopropane-fatty-acyl-phospholipid synthase family protein, translating to MSDEDSGTGWEGAYASNDEVGWDTGDPQPVVKALVASDAIANPVLDVGCGLGTESCFLASEGYDVLGVDVAPTAVERALARATERGLDDRVEFAVGDALEFGTTGGVVDANEAATVLDVGVFHALGGPDSDHDDGRSAYADALARVLEPGGRAFVLSFAPGAPEDWPPDLISRRDVRDAFDADGTDGDGSDGDWRVVEFRDETFVSRGGEVPALLSVLERKRGP from the coding sequence ATGTCCGACGAGGACTCCGGCACCGGCTGGGAGGGCGCGTACGCGAGCAACGACGAGGTCGGCTGGGACACTGGCGATCCGCAGCCGGTCGTCAAGGCGCTCGTGGCGAGCGACGCGATCGCGAATCCGGTCCTCGACGTCGGCTGTGGACTCGGCACGGAGTCGTGCTTCCTCGCGAGCGAGGGGTACGACGTCCTCGGGGTCGACGTCGCGCCGACGGCCGTCGAGCGCGCCCTCGCCCGCGCCACCGAGCGCGGCCTCGACGACCGCGTGGAGTTCGCGGTCGGCGACGCGCTCGAGTTCGGGACGACCGGGGGCGTCGTCGACGCGAACGAGGCCGCGACGGTTCTGGACGTCGGCGTCTTCCACGCGCTCGGCGGCCCGGACAGCGATCACGACGACGGCCGGAGCGCCTACGCCGACGCGCTCGCTCGCGTCCTCGAACCCGGCGGGCGCGCGTTCGTCCTCTCGTTCGCTCCCGGTGCGCCAGAGGACTGGCCGCCGGACCTGATCTCGCGGCGCGACGTCCGTGACGCATTCGACGCCGACGGAACCGACGGTGACGGTTCGGACGGCGACTGGCGCGTCGTCGAGTTCCGGGACGAGACGTTCGTCTCCCGCGGCGGCGAGGTCCCCGCGCTACTCTCGGTACTTGAACGGAAACGGGGTCCCTAG
- a CDS encoding succinylglutamate desuccinylase/aspartoacylase family protein, whose translation MTRSARHRREDVALARLPSGVRVATTVHVYEGPEAGPTVYVQAAQHGREVNGTEVLRRVHDELPLSELSGRVIAVPVANPVTFDRVGYTAPASLDAVNSNMNRVWPGDAEGSLHERMAARLWEFVADADAVVDLHTGSPDLLSHVVYPHEDREARALAEAFGTDLLLGERRGDDAPDEWHRRDFDGKLRVAAAREGIPAITPELAHSRQIVEPAVEAGVRGVLNVCRHVGVLDGQPITTDPVVARNHLGRVDATDSGLFRPNPALELGERVAPGDDVGTVYDPTTYEVLQRPTFDRDGLLYAITREATVKAGDRLASVAITD comes from the coding sequence ATGACGCGTTCCGCTCGTCACCGTCGCGAGGACGTCGCGCTCGCTCGGCTCCCGTCGGGCGTCCGCGTCGCGACGACGGTGCACGTGTACGAGGGCCCGGAGGCGGGGCCGACGGTGTACGTGCAGGCCGCTCAGCACGGCCGCGAGGTGAACGGGACGGAGGTGCTGCGGCGCGTTCACGACGAACTCCCGCTCTCGGAGCTGTCGGGGCGCGTGATCGCGGTCCCGGTCGCGAACCCGGTGACGTTCGACCGCGTCGGGTACACTGCGCCGGCGTCGCTGGACGCGGTGAACTCGAACATGAATCGGGTATGGCCGGGTGACGCCGAGGGGTCACTACACGAGCGCATGGCGGCGCGCCTCTGGGAGTTCGTCGCAGACGCGGACGCGGTCGTCGACCTCCACACGGGGAGCCCGGACTTGCTCTCGCACGTCGTCTACCCGCACGAGGATCGGGAAGCGCGAGCGCTCGCGGAGGCGTTCGGGACCGACCTCCTCCTCGGCGAGCGCCGCGGCGACGACGCGCCCGACGAGTGGCATCGCCGCGACTTCGACGGCAAGTTACGAGTCGCCGCCGCTCGCGAGGGCATCCCCGCCATCACGCCCGAACTCGCGCACTCCCGCCAGATAGTCGAGCCGGCGGTCGAGGCCGGGGTTCGAGGCGTCCTGAACGTCTGCCGGCACGTCGGCGTCCTCGACGGCCAGCCGATCACGACCGACCCCGTCGTCGCCCGCAACCACCTCGGCAGAGTGGACGCCACCGACAGCGGCCTCTTCCGCCCGAACCCCGCGCTCGAACTCGGCGAGCGCGTCGCCCCAGGCGACGACGTCGGCACCGTCTACGATCCGACGACGTACGAGGTCCTGCAGCGCCCGACGTTCGACCGCGACGGATTGCTGTACGCCATCACGCGCGAAGCCACGGTGAAGGCCGGGGACCGACTTGCGAGTGTGGCGATCACCGACTGA
- a CDS encoding peptidylprolyl isomerase produces MTIAATIHTTHGDVDVELYEKKVPRTVSNFVGLALQDPAADFEPSPLSTTWEDPDTSEIRGDSLYAGADFHRIIPDFMIQGGDPEGTGRGGPGYQFDDEFDDELSHDGPGVLSMANAGPDTNGSQFFITLDAQPHLDGKHAVFGKVTDGMDVVEELGSLPTDGRDKPQEEAGIESVTIHDDVDHLDLTTADA; encoded by the coding sequence ATGACGATAGCTGCAACCATCCACACGACACACGGCGACGTCGACGTCGAACTCTACGAGAAGAAGGTCCCGCGAACGGTCTCGAACTTCGTCGGCCTCGCGCTCCAGGATCCGGCCGCTGACTTCGAGCCGTCGCCGCTTTCGACGACGTGGGAGGACCCCGACACGAGCGAGATCCGCGGCGACTCGCTGTACGCCGGCGCGGACTTCCACCGCATCATCCCCGACTTCATGATCCAGGGCGGCGACCCCGAGGGCACCGGTCGCGGCGGCCCCGGCTACCAGTTCGACGACGAGTTCGACGACGAGCTCTCCCACGACGGCCCGGGCGTCCTCTCGATGGCGAACGCCGGCCCCGACACGAACGGCAGCCAGTTCTTCATCACCCTGGACGCCCAGCCCCACCTCGACGGCAAGCACGCCGTCTTCGGGAAAGTCACCGACGGGATGGACGTCGTCGAGGAACTCGGGTCGCTCCCGACGGACGGCCGCGACAAGCCCCAGGAAGAGGCCGGCATCGAGTCCGTCACGATCCACGACGACGTCGACCACCTCGACCTGACGACCGCCGACGCCTGA
- a CDS encoding ferredoxin, whose translation MSDAEDAADATDAADAPDAEGTGDDADAHAASEIGEANAPPVEEAPYKLIFEANKCFGAGKCAEKSTNWELSIDTGLGTPRAYFFDEADLEHNVAAAEACPAKKDQGIIHVVDRRTDEEIAPDPHGDGTLSVDW comes from the coding sequence ATGAGTGACGCCGAGGACGCCGCGGACGCTACGGATGCCGCGGACGCTCCGGACGCCGAGGGCACCGGGGATGACGCGGACGCGCACGCAGCGAGCGAGATCGGGGAGGCGAACGCGCCACCCGTCGAGGAGGCACCGTACAAGCTCATCTTCGAGGCGAACAAGTGCTTCGGCGCGGGGAAGTGCGCGGAGAAGTCGACGAACTGGGAGCTCAGCATCGACACCGGCCTCGGGACCCCGCGCGCGTACTTCTTCGACGAGGCGGACCTGGAGCACAACGTCGCCGCGGCCGAGGCGTGTCCCGCGAAGAAAGACCAGGGGATCATCCACGTCGTCGACCGCCGCACCGACGAGGAGATCGCGCCCGACCCCCACGGCGACGGGACGCTCAGCGTGGACTGGTAG
- a CDS encoding SRPBCC family protein, giving the protein MPTFEHTIEIAAPIDQVFAFNDDPKNWLRTNPSLVSVDVGEETDDGIWMDTTYRMLGMELDGGLTLRRVEPTEHIMTFENGGMSGDIHFEYAETPSGTTVVQRADYEFGDRLRDRIVAPVAKRYNKRQFSQSLELTKDLVEAEAKVAA; this is encoded by the coding sequence ATGCCCACATTCGAGCACACGATCGAGATCGCAGCGCCCATCGACCAAGTCTTCGCGTTCAACGACGACCCCAAGAACTGGCTCCGGACGAACCCCAGCCTCGTCTCCGTCGACGTCGGCGAGGAGACCGACGACGGCATCTGGATGGACACCACGTACAGGATGCTCGGTATGGAACTCGACGGCGGCCTCACCCTGCGCCGCGTCGAACCCACCGAACACATCATGACGTTCGAGAACGGCGGGATGAGCGGCGACATCCACTTCGAGTACGCCGAGACGCCCAGCGGGACGACCGTCGTCCAGCGCGCCGACTACGAGTTCGGCGACCGGCTCCGGGACCGCATCGTGGCACCCGTCGCCAAGCGGTACAACAAGCGCCAGTTCTCGCAGAGCCTCGAACTCACGAAGGACCTCGTCGAGGCCGAAGCGAAGGTCGCGGCCTGA
- a CDS encoding DUF4097 family beta strand repeat-containing protein yields the protein MERMLSRRRLLAGTGTALAAALAGCSGLTPFVGKRQESSRSVGVEGVSALSAVVDVGDVSVRSADRDDVRVDVVKQSSSVNADLSKLEFRVERPSDRVRLRGEWTGDSGLSGQPSLDLDVVVPRSLAVTRVRTDVGDVDVEDVRGDVRARTSTGDVTLRSVSGTARAETSTGDVVVGDVDGFDGAESSTGDVDVEIPSIDGDTTVETSTGDVSAAIGAGMDADVRASTNTGDVAVGNLALDDASVGETSASGTLGGGGPLLRFETRTGDVRLETLE from the coding sequence ATGGAACGAATGCTCTCCAGACGGCGGCTGCTCGCGGGGACGGGAACGGCGCTTGCGGCGGCGCTCGCTGGCTGTAGCGGGTTGACGCCGTTCGTCGGGAAGCGTCAGGAGTCGAGTCGTAGCGTCGGCGTCGAGGGCGTGAGCGCGCTGTCGGCGGTCGTGGACGTCGGCGACGTCTCGGTTCGGTCCGCGGACCGCGATGACGTTCGCGTGGACGTGGTGAAGCAGTCGAGTTCGGTGAACGCGGACCTGTCGAAGCTCGAGTTCCGCGTGGAGCGCCCGAGCGACCGCGTGCGGTTGCGTGGCGAGTGGACGGGCGACAGCGGGTTGTCAGGGCAGCCGTCGCTGGATCTGGACGTCGTGGTGCCGCGGTCGCTCGCGGTGACGCGGGTGCGAACGGACGTCGGTGACGTGGACGTCGAGGACGTTCGCGGGGACGTTCGAGCGAGGACGTCGACGGGCGACGTGACGCTTCGGTCGGTGTCGGGCACGGCTCGTGCGGAGACGAGCACGGGCGACGTCGTCGTCGGTGACGTCGACGGGTTCGATGGCGCGGAGTCGAGTACGGGCGACGTCGACGTGGAGATTCCCTCGATAGACGGCGACACGACTGTCGAGACGAGTACCGGGGACGTCTCCGCGGCTATCGGCGCGGGCATGGACGCGGACGTGCGGGCGTCGACGAACACCGGCGACGTCGCGGTCGGCAATCTGGCGCTCGACGACGCGTCGGTCGGCGAGACGTCGGCGTCGGGGACGCTCGGCGGCGGCGGGCCGCTGCTGCGATTCGAGACGCGGACCGGCGACGTGCGGCTGGAGACGCTCGAGTAG
- a CDS encoding helix-turn-helix transcriptional regulator: MPEEAEVDDVVDLLSDGYAWRILVQTRNEAKSVDALSDACDADPSTIYRRVERLQEADLLTDDQVLDPDGHHYKVYAANLDAVHVYLEEHGFDVEVDRREAPSDRFTRLYEGFK; this comes from the coding sequence ATGCCCGAGGAGGCCGAAGTCGACGACGTCGTCGACCTCCTCAGCGACGGCTACGCGTGGCGCATCCTCGTCCAGACGCGGAACGAGGCGAAGTCCGTGGACGCCCTCAGCGACGCGTGCGACGCCGACCCGTCGACGATCTACCGGCGCGTCGAACGCCTCCAGGAGGCGGACTTGCTGACGGACGATCAGGTACTGGACCCTGACGGTCACCACTACAAGGTGTACGCCGCGAACCTCGACGCCGTCCACGTCTACCTCGAAGAACACGGGTTCGACGTCGAGGTCGACCGTCGCGAAGCACCGAGCGACCGCTTCACGCGACTCTACGAGGGATTCAAATGA
- a CDS encoding sensor domain-containing protein, translating to MVAMASARVREYAGAFLAVPVRQQTYLNLLYLSLSLPLGFAYLLFVALGVGLGVGLAVVLVGVPLLLGVLVVALGLGSLERALAAFLLDLDVEARAFDADASITERAVALATDVGTWKTVVYLPTKFALGLATLVVGTGVIATGVSMLLVPLYYHEPGLYVGVVSDRPVELHPTLYVAWDTLLVGFEAVWTLGAWRVSTLAEAVVVAALGALLLLAGLHITNALARVSKWYTAFMLADAYDVLGVGR from the coding sequence ATGGTCGCGATGGCGTCCGCTCGGGTCCGCGAGTACGCCGGGGCGTTCCTCGCCGTGCCGGTGCGACAACAGACGTACCTGAACCTCCTCTACCTCTCGCTGTCGCTCCCGCTCGGGTTCGCGTACCTCCTGTTCGTCGCGCTCGGCGTCGGTCTCGGCGTCGGACTCGCCGTCGTGCTCGTCGGCGTCCCGCTCCTGCTCGGCGTGCTCGTCGTCGCACTCGGCCTCGGTTCGCTGGAGCGAGCGCTCGCGGCGTTCCTGCTCGACCTGGACGTCGAGGCTCGCGCGTTCGACGCGGACGCGTCGATCACGGAGCGCGCCGTCGCGCTCGCGACGGACGTCGGGACGTGGAAGACCGTCGTCTACCTGCCGACGAAGTTCGCCCTCGGCCTGGCGACGCTCGTCGTCGGAACGGGCGTGATCGCGACGGGCGTCAGCATGCTGCTCGTCCCACTCTACTACCACGAACCGGGACTGTACGTCGGCGTGGTGAGCGACCGGCCCGTGGAGCTGCATCCGACGCTGTACGTCGCGTGGGACACGCTCCTCGTCGGGTTCGAGGCAGTGTGGACGCTCGGCGCGTGGCGCGTATCCACGCTCGCAGAGGCCGTCGTCGTCGCCGCCCTCGGCGCGCTCCTCCTCCTCGCCGGCCTGCACATCACGAACGCGCTCGCTCGCGTCTCGAAGTGGTACACCGCGTTCATGCTCGCCGACGCCTACGACGTCCTCGGCGTCGGCCGCTAG
- a CDS encoding DUF1059 domain-containing protein encodes MPRHFECIVDGCDAVIEADTDDAIVEQAQAHARENHPDLEMDDEMERRIRSEITTI; translated from the coding sequence ATGCCACGACACTTCGAGTGCATCGTCGACGGCTGCGACGCCGTCATCGAAGCCGACACCGACGACGCGATCGTCGAACAGGCACAGGCGCACGCCCGCGAGAACCACCCGGACCTCGAGATGGACGACGAGATGGAGCGACGCATCCGCTCGGAGATCACGACGATCTGA
- a CDS encoding DUF5813 family protein — protein sequence MTDTDDATVPAAVAEAFERHEAFERHEAVDLEEAVAGDGDAYRLDSTAFDVTVTATPVDSEKAAAFAVVVPVPTLSATVADPDDVAAVVEDGWFETLERRLEDAFDVAKTSYGDDPVVERDTDVVTVTLSYESWDASEGVADAKALAEYVEGTWVQGLIPGYDYVGVAAELRSQASQNTAGDDGGSDRSGTPL from the coding sequence ATGACAGACACCGACGACGCGACAGTGCCGGCCGCCGTCGCCGAGGCGTTCGAGCGCCACGAGGCGTTCGAACGCCACGAGGCGGTCGACCTCGAGGAGGCGGTCGCGGGCGACGGCGACGCGTACCGGCTGGATTCGACCGCGTTCGACGTCACAGTCACCGCGACGCCCGTCGACTCGGAGAAGGCGGCGGCGTTCGCGGTGGTCGTCCCCGTGCCGACGCTCTCGGCGACCGTCGCCGACCCCGACGACGTCGCGGCCGTCGTCGAGGACGGCTGGTTCGAGACGCTCGAACGGCGTCTCGAGGACGCGTTCGACGTCGCGAAGACGAGCTACGGCGACGACCCCGTCGTCGAACGGGACACCGACGTCGTCACCGTGACGCTATCCTACGAATCCTGGGACGCGAGCGAGGGCGTCGCGGACGCGAAGGCACTCGCCGAGTACGTCGAAGGAACGTGGGTCCAGGGACTCATCCCCGGGTACGACTACGTCGGCGTCGCCGCGGAACTGCGCTCGCAGGCCTCCCAGAACACCGCCGGCGACGACGGTGGGAGCGACCGAAGCGGCACGCCGCTGTAG
- a CDS encoding Lrp/AsnC family transcriptional regulator, with amino-acid sequence MPVTAYIMIKANTGEADRLRDDVEAIDGVEHAYIVAGDVDLIAKVSVDSPGEVKDVAATKIQGIAGVEDTQTYIAMD; translated from the coding sequence ATGCCAGTGACCGCGTACATCATGATCAAGGCGAACACGGGCGAGGCGGATCGACTCAGGGACGACGTCGAGGCCATCGACGGCGTCGAGCACGCGTACATCGTCGCGGGCGACGTCGACCTCATCGCGAAGGTCAGCGTCGACTCTCCGGGCGAGGTCAAGGACGTCGCCGCGACGAAGATACAGGGTATCGCGGGCGTGGAGGACACGCAGACGTACATCGCGATGGACTGA
- a CDS encoding TrkA family potassium uptake protein encodes MRFVIIGGGRVGLRTARVLREEGHEVTLVERDDRKASRAREQGFTVVEGDGSREDVLEEAGVVDADAVGALTGDLNVNFAACMIGKHHGARTIMRIDEDYRENIYRKYAKDVDEIVYPERLGAIGAKNALLGGDIRAIADIAQNLQIVELSITTESPVKGYTISELQLPADATVLAFGKEGSPVTIPDPDESLELGDRLVVLADFDVLGDVRQIVVGDAGGRAKTAPGGV; translated from the coding sequence ATGCGGTTCGTTATCATAGGCGGTGGTCGAGTCGGGCTTCGCACGGCCCGCGTCCTCCGCGAGGAAGGTCACGAGGTGACGCTCGTCGAACGCGACGACCGGAAGGCAAGCCGCGCCCGCGAGCAGGGATTCACGGTCGTCGAGGGCGACGGCTCGCGCGAGGACGTCCTCGAGGAAGCCGGCGTCGTCGACGCCGACGCCGTCGGCGCGCTCACCGGCGACCTCAACGTGAACTTCGCGGCGTGCATGATCGGGAAGCACCACGGTGCCCGCACCATCATGCGGATCGACGAGGACTACCGCGAGAACATCTACCGGAAGTACGCCAAGGACGTCGACGAGATCGTCTACCCCGAGCGACTCGGCGCCATCGGCGCGAAGAACGCCCTGCTCGGCGGCGACATCCGCGCGATCGCCGACATCGCCCAGAACCTCCAGATCGTCGAACTCTCGATCACGACTGAGTCGCCGGTCAAGGGCTACACCATCAGCGAACTCCAGCTCCCCGCGGACGCGACCGTGCTCGCGTTCGGGAAGGAAGGGTCGCCGGTGACGATCCCCGACCCCGACGAGTCGCTCGAACTCGGCGACCGACTCGTCGTCCTCGCGGACTTCGACGTGCTCGGGGACGTCCGGCAGATCGTCGTCGGCGACGCCGGCGGCCGCGCGAAGACCGCACCAGGAGGTGTCTGA
- a CDS encoding Lrp/AsnC ligand binding domain-containing protein: MVHAFIMVKTAAGKSEDLLAQIRDLEPVHAAHIVAGNYDIISEVDAPEVYDVLHTVSGEMQKLDGVADTKTYISMN; encoded by the coding sequence ATGGTTCACGCGTTCATCATGGTCAAGACCGCCGCCGGCAAGTCCGAGGACCTCCTCGCGCAGATCCGCGACCTCGAACCCGTCCACGCCGCCCACATCGTCGCCGGGAACTACGACATCATCAGCGAAGTCGACGCCCCCGAAGTCTACGACGTCCTCCACACCGTCTCCGGCGAAATGCAGAAACTCGACGGCGTCGCCGACACCAAGACCTACATCTCGATGAACTAG
- a CDS encoding thiamine pyrophosphate-dependent enzyme, whose product MHRVIGERDLAETPFSADEARALYRDMVRARRFDERALALQRRGWMSGYPPYKGQEASQVGAAHAMAAADWLFPTYRSNGMQIARDVPMSDVLLFRRGFPEYESGHDVPNFPQAVPIATQIPHAAGAGMAMNYRGEEEKAALCYFGDGATSEGDFHEGLNFAGVFEAPVVFFCENNNWAISLPRERQTAADSIAQKADAYGMLGGQVDGNDPLAVREFTESALESARNGEPVLVESLTYRQGAHTTSDDPSRYRDEEADLPEWRTRDPLERYEEYLYEQDAVTDEWIETIYEEADEELDDAIERAESADAETVADVFEHVYDEIPDGLREQQAFMEAFAAEHDVMELDH is encoded by the coding sequence ATGCACCGGGTTATCGGCGAGCGCGACCTCGCGGAGACGCCGTTTTCGGCGGACGAGGCGCGTGCGCTCTATCGGGATATGGTTCGAGCACGGCGGTTCGACGAGCGTGCGTTGGCACTCCAGCGTCGTGGGTGGATGAGTGGGTATCCGCCGTACAAGGGCCAGGAGGCGTCGCAGGTCGGGGCGGCGCACGCGATGGCGGCGGCGGACTGGTTGTTCCCGACGTATCGGTCGAACGGGATGCAGATCGCGCGGGACGTCCCGATGAGTGACGTGCTCCTGTTCCGGCGGGGGTTCCCGGAGTACGAGAGCGGGCACGACGTCCCGAACTTCCCGCAGGCGGTTCCGATCGCGACGCAGATTCCGCACGCTGCGGGCGCGGGGATGGCGATGAACTACCGCGGGGAGGAGGAGAAGGCGGCGCTGTGTTACTTCGGTGACGGCGCGACGTCCGAGGGCGACTTCCACGAGGGCCTGAACTTCGCGGGCGTGTTCGAGGCGCCCGTCGTGTTCTTCTGCGAGAACAACAACTGGGCGATCTCGCTGCCGCGGGAGCGCCAGACGGCGGCGGACTCGATCGCGCAGAAGGCCGACGCGTACGGGATGCTGGGCGGGCAGGTCGACGGGAACGACCCGCTCGCGGTCCGGGAGTTCACGGAGAGCGCGCTGGAGTCCGCGCGCAACGGCGAGCCGGTGCTCGTGGAGAGTCTCACGTACCGGCAGGGCGCGCACACGACGAGCGACGACCCGTCGCGGTACCGCGACGAGGAAGCGGACCTCCCGGAGTGGCGAACCCGCGACCCGCTCGAGCGGTACGAGGAGTACCTCTACGAGCAGGACGCGGTCACCGACGAGTGGATCGAGACGATCTACGAGGAGGCCGACGAGGAACTCGACGACGCGATCGAGCGCGCGGAGAGCGCGGACGCGGAGACGGTCGCGGACGTCTTCGAGCACGTCTACGACGAGATCCCGGACGGTCTCCGCGAGCAGCAGGCGTTCATGGAGGCCTTCGCTGCCGAGCACGACGTGATGGAACTCGACCACTGA